The nucleotide window GGGGATAAAATACGGATTGTTCCAAATGGGGTTGATCTGAGCAGGTACCAGAGAACAAAAAGAGTTTTTGCGCGGGATTTTTACGCGGCTCCTGATGAAAAAATCGTTTTCTTTGTGGGCAGGCTTGTCCAGGAAAAAGGGGTCCATATTTTGCTCGATGCTGTTCCCAAAATCCTTCACTACTACCCCAAAACAAAATTTATCATCGCCGGGCGGGGGCCCGCCGAAGATTATTTAAAGAATAAGGCAAAGGATTTAGGGATCTACCAGAAAGTATATTTTACCGGCTACATAGACAATGCGATGCGCGACTTTCTTTACCGGGAGGCTGCTGTTGCTGTTTTCCCCAGTTTGTACGAACCTTTCGGTATGGTTGTCCTGGAGGCGATGGCTGCAAAGACGCCGGTGGTGGTTTCTGATGTGGGCGGCCTCTCCGAAATTGTTAAACACGAAGGAAACGGCTTGAAGTGCTATCCCGGGAACGCCAACTCCCTGGCGGATAACGTGCTGCGCCTCCTGCACGAACCGGAACTTGCCTCCCGACTTGCCGCCCAGGCTTACCGGGACCTGCATCAATTGTATACCTGGCAGGAAATCGCGCGGCAAACCCAACAGGTTTATGCTGAAGTTAAGGATGATTACGAGGCAAGCGCCTGGAAAACTGATTCCCGGTTGGCGGGCATTGACAAGTTAAAAGATGTCAGAGAGGAAATTACCGGCACAGGAAGATACGCCGTGCCTGGCTATTTGATCCGGGAAACTTATGAAAGCCACGTAAGTTCTGTGCCAAGGGGGAGATCCTGAATTGAAAGCAGTAATTATGGCAGGGGGTGAGGGTTCCCGTCTCCGCCCGCTGACCTGCGAACGGCCGAAACCGATGGTCCCTGTCTTAAATCGCCCGTGTATGGAGCATATCGTTAACTTACTCCGCAGGTACCGGATTAACGAGATCGGCGTCACTTTACAATACCTGCCGGAGGAAATCCAGAACTATTTCAGGGATGGAGAGGAGTTTGGTGTCAGATTTAAATACTTTATTGAGGAAACCCCCCTGGGAACCGCGGGAAGTGTAAAAAATGCCGCGTCCTTTTTGAATGAAACCTTTGTCGTAATCAGCGGAGACGCCCTCACTGATTGCAACCTGCAAGAGTGCTTCGACTTTCACAGAGAAAAAAGAGCACTTGCTACCCTTGTCCTGACAACGGTGACCTGTCCGCTGGAATACGGAGTCGTGATCGCAAATAAAGAGGGAAAAATCACGCGCTTTTTGGAAAAGCCGGGGTGGGGGGAAGTTTTCAGCGATACAGTTAATACCGGGATTTACATTTTAGAACCAGAAATTCTTGAGTTTATCGAACCTGGCAAAATGGTTGATTTTTCGAAAGACCTTTACCCCCGTTTACTGGCTGCAGGGAAACCTTTATATGGTTTTGTGACCGGGGGATACTGGTGTGATATCGGCAATGTTGATGCTTACCTCCTGGCACACTATGACCTGCTGGAAGGAAAAACACGACTGCCTTTTCCCGCTGCAGAAGTTGCACCTGGGGTTTGGGTCGGAGAGGAAACAGAAATCGATCCCAAAGCCCAGATTACCCCTCCTGTATTTATTGGGGAGCGGTGCGTAATCGGTCCCGGTGCTCAGATTGGGCCTCTCACCGTGTTGGGCCGGGAGGTTCGGGTAGGGAAGGGTGCCTCTCTGAAAAGGAGCGTGGTTTGGGATTACGCCTGGCTGGGAGAAAGATCTGAACTGCGCGGCGCCGTAATCGGAATGGGAGCGCGAATCAAGGCAGGAGCCGTCCTGTTGGAAGGTTCGGTCACCGGCGACCGGACGGTGGTGGGAGAAAGAAGTGTTGTGAAGCCGGGAGTCAAGATTTGGCCCGAGAAATGGGTTGAAAAGGGGGCGCGGCTCCGCTCCAGTTTGGTTTGGGGGAATCATGTCCGGCCCTGTGTTTTCGGCTTGCGCGGGATCGGCGGGGATCTCAACACAGAGGTCGGCCCCGAACTCGCGGCCCGACTGGGTGCCGCCCTGGGTTCTGTAATAAGTTTGCCGGCCCGGCTTTCTTTAAGTTCAGATGGCTACCCGGGGACAAAAATGGTTAAACACGCGTTGCTTGCCGGTTTAATGTCTGCCGGAGTCAAGGTTGTTGATTTCGGAAGCCAGATCCTTCCGGTTCACCGTTACGGAATTCGCGCCCTCCGTTTGAAGGGAGGGGTTCACATCTCTCACCAGGGAAAAGAAAAGGTGTATCTGCGCTTTCTTAACGAACAGGGGGCGGATTTTACCCGCGGTGAACAACGAAAGGTTGAGGGGATGATGAGCCGGGAGGAGTACCGCCTGGCTGCCCCCGACCAGATTATCCTTTCCGAGTATGTGCCCGAGGTAAACCGTGCTTATCTCAATTACCTGTTAGAATTTTTGGACCAAGACACCTGCAGGCGGGCGCGGATCAGGGCTGTTGTTGATTACGATCCTGAGCGGTTGGGTTCTTTGTTGCCAGTTCTATTTGATGCTCTGGGGTGTGAGATCGTCACCTTTGCGGTGTCCCGAAAACACCCTCAAACCTTTAATGAAATGCTCAAAACGGCCGAGCAATTTGGGGAAGTTGTCAAGGAACAGCGGGCGCATTTTGGTGCTGTCCTTGATTCCGGTGGCGAAGAAGTTATCCTGGTTGATGAAAAAGGACGGATTATCCGGGAGGATCTGCTTATCTCTCTAATGTCTTTGGTGATTTTAAGTGAAAACGAACAGGCTACCGTGGCTTTACCTGTTACGGCGTCTGATGCCGTAGAGGAAATAGCCCGGCTCCGGGGAGGCAAGATCCGGCGCACCAAAACGGCACCCTGGGCTATAATGCAAACCTTTTTGGAAGAAGAGGTGCGCCGTTCTCAAGGGCGCTGTCCCCAGTTTCTTTTTTACGGTGATGCGCTGGCGACACTGGGTGTTGTAACAGAGTTTTTAGCCCGCGCACGGAAACCCCTTTCGGAAATTCTCGCGGAAATTCCTTGTTTTCCAACTGCAAGGCGCGAAATTGAAGTAACCTGGGAAGATAAAGGAAGAGTTCTGAGAACCCTTGCAGAAGAGGCAGGAGAAAGTGAGGCCGAGATGGTGGATGGAGTTAAAATGTACCATCCCAAAGGGTGGGCGCTCATTCTCCCTGATGCCGACGAACCCCTCTGCCAGGTCTACAGTGAAGCCTTTAACCAGGAAATCGCCGATTCCCTGACGGAAATGTATACACGGAAAATCCAGGAAATCTGCAAGCCGACCGAGTAGGAAAACAGGCCATGCAAGGGCAGCTGAGGAAGCAGCCCGGGCCGCAGGTTTCAAGAACGTATATTTCGTAAACGAACAAAAACCTCCTATCGTTTTTGGATAGGGGGTTTTTCTATGTACTGGAGAAACCGGCACTTATTTTAAAAGACAAACAGAGCATCCATGTCCATTTTTCGACAGTTTGTGTTAACATATTGACGCAAATAGGACTGAAAACCCACCCGATTTGCCTGAAGCAAGGCATTGATTTTACTTTAACAGCAACCCATCGGGGGTTCGCCCGGGATCCTTTTTAACTGGCATGTTAATTGCACTTAAACCTAACGTGAAAGATTGCACGAAGTTTACCCGGAAGGTAGCAGATGGGAGGGATGTTTTGAAGAAGAATTTGTAAGGATCGTATCTTAATTTTTAAACAACTTTATCAAGAAAGGTGGGTTTGATTGTGAAAGTTGTTTCCGTGGAGGAAGCTGTGGCTCAACTTAAGGATGGAATGACCATAATGATCGGTGGCTTTCTTGATGTTGGAATACCTTTAAAAATTGTCGAGAAACTATGCGAGACAGATGTCAAGGATTTAACCTTGATTAATACATGCGGCTCCATGGTTGGAGGCGGTTTTGGTACGGCGTACCTTTTCGCCCAGGGTAAAATTAAGAAATACATCACAAGCCACGTAGGTGTTGCTCCCGAACACTTAAATGCTTATAAAGAAGGGAAGCTCGAAGTCGAATTCTACCCCATGGGATCGTGGATCGAGAAAATTCGCGCCGGGGGAAGCGGTTTAGGCGGCGTCCTGACACCTGTGGGAGTTGAAACGCTCGTAGAAGAAGGGAAGCAGAAGGTAACCATTGATGGCAAGGAATATCTCATCGAATTGCCGTTAAGAGCGGATATCGCTTTTATTAAAGGGTACCAGGCAGACCGGTTTGGAAATGTAAGATGCCGTTATCTCCAAAGGAATAACAATCCCATCATGGCCTTTGCCGCAGATTATGTTGTCTGTGAGGTCAATGAATTTGTGGATGAACTTGATCCCGATCTGGTTCACATCGTCGCCCCGCTGATCGACGCACATGTAAAAGGTTACACCTTTGAAGAAGAACAGCAGATATACCGCGACCTGTGGAAGGAAAGAAAGAGGCTCAAGGCTGGTTAAAAGTCTTTCCCAAATCAGGAGCCAGGATTCTCTCCCTAAGTAAAGATAAAGGAGGTTAATTTACTGATGGATGAACGCGAAATAATTTGCCGGCGCGCTGCAAAGGAATTGCGCGATGGAATGATTGTAAACCTGGGCTTTGGGATGCCCCTCGGTGTTGCCGATTTTATCCCGGAGGGCGTTCACGTCTGGCTGGAGACCGAAAACGGGGGCATGGGGTACGGCGGGACCCCTACGTACGAAGAGGCCGACTGCGGTATGGCCAATGCCGGAGCCGGACCGATCACGAAATTGCCCGGAATGTCCGTTTTTGACCTTTCGTATTCTTTCCAGTTAATTCGGGGCGGCCACGTAGATGCTACTATTCTCGGATGCCTGGAGGTCGACGAGGAGGGGAACGCCGCCAACTGGGCTCTGCCGATTTACCCCGGTGCCAACAAGTATCAACCCGGAATGGGCGGTGGAATGGATTTGATGTTCAGGGCGAAAAAAGTCATTATTGCCATGAGCCATACCGCAAAGGGTGCTCCCAAGCTCGTCAAGAAGTGCCAATATCCAATCACTGCTCCTAAGTGCGCTCATATGGTGATTACGGAAAAGGCGGTTTTTGAATTAACCGAAAACGGTTACGTTCTAAAAGAAATCTGGCCCGGGCTCACGGTGGAGGATATTCGCAAGATTACCGAAGCTAACTTTACTGTAGCCGAAGATCTCAAAGAATATCAAATTTAATTAAAAATTACCAGGCAAAGGGCGGGGTCTCTAGCATCTTGGGGAGATCCCCCCTCCCCCTCTGAATCCCCTTTTTAAGGAGACGATTTTGTGTGCAAAAGGAACGCAGCGAAGATTTGATTGCAGATTTCTACGCAAAACTCGAGGGAACCGGGCTTGTTCAAGGTCTGGAAAAATGTATGGCTTGCGGGAAATGCGTCGGCAACTGCCCGGCGGCCGCCCTTGCCGAAACCTATAATTCCCGAAAGATTATTCGCGACGTGCTTTTTGGGAACGCAGCCCGCCTGCTTACCAGTGAAGAGATCTGGCAGTGCCTCTGGTGCAAAACGTGTTATGTTTCTTGCCCCCATGATGTTGATTATATATTGCTTGTATTGTCTCTGCGCTTTCTTGCCCTGGCGAGCGGTTATGGGCAGAAGTATGCTTTACTCTTCAAGCGGTTTGGGGAGAGATTGTATACATACGGTTTAAGTTTTGTGCCAGGTGAGAAAAGGAGGGAGCAGATCAGGGAAGCAAGGGAAAAACTTGAATTGCCTCCCCTTGTTATTGAAGAAGGTGCTCTCAAGCAACTGCAGCAGATTTTTGACGAGACCGGGGCAACGGACTTCATCGCAAAACTGGGGACCAGAGAAGAAAAACCGCTGCAGCTCACCTACAGGAGAGGAAGATCACCTTCATGATTAAAGATAGCAGGGTCAGGCTTGATGTTGTAGAGAAGATCCCGGTTCCCGAAAGAGTTTTTTTCTTTCGCAGTTGCACCGGAAGTATGGAGTACCCCGGACTTGAGAAGTCAATCAGGGAAATCACAAAGATCCTTGGTATTAAGCTGGTAGAGTCGTGGGAACAGACATGTTGTTCCGGTTATCTCATGACGTGCCAGACTTTTGAACCGATCACTTCTCTGGCGGTTACTGCGAGAAATTTAAGCATTGCAGAAAGAGAAGGGCTTGATGTTTATACCAACTGCAACGGCTGTTTCGGCTGGATGACAGAGTTTAAGCATTTCCTCGACCATAACGGGGAAATGCGGGAAAAGGTAGATAAAGTGCTTGCGAAGATCGGGTGCACCTACCAGGGGACGGCACAAATTCGCCATTTTCAAGAGCTGTGGTACCGTCTGCGCGATCGGATCAAGGAAAAACAAGTCCGCTCGCTGGATGGGTTGCCGGTTGGTATTCATTACGGCTGCCATTACCTGGCAAAGAAATACGACCTTATCGACGATCCCGAGTACCCCACATTTCAGGAAGACATTGTGGAAATGCTAGGCGGAAAACCTGTTTTTTACCGGGCGCGGAGAGAGTGCTGCGGAGCCGCGGTAGGTACAATGTTCACACATATGGATGATATCGCCCTTCCCCATGCTTACAACAAGCTCAAGAATGCAAAAGAAGAGGGTGTGGAACTTCTCCTGACTGTGTGTCCGGGGTGTAATGTCCAACTGGACCGGTCGCAGATTGCTATGAAAGAGCGGGGTATGGGCGAGATCGGAATACCTGTTATTGATTTATCTCAGTTAATTGCGTGGACCTTGGGCGTTCCCGGGGAGCTGCTCGGCTTTCATATGAATTCAATTCCCGTCGTGATTCGGAAAGAAGGGAGAAAATAGGGTGGAGGATAGGAGAAAGGTTCTGATTATCGGAGGCGGGCCCGCAGGAATGGAAGCAGCGTACTGTTTGGCTTGTTTTGGCTATCAGGTACTTCTTGTTGAAAGGGAAAAGTACCTGGGGGGGCGCCTTCTTCACCTCGACCGCCTGTATACCAGCATGGAAGAAGCTGCAGTTTTGCTTGAGGCCCTCAAGGCAAGGGTTAACGCTTCTCCGTTAATCGAAACATGCCTGGAAACCATTCCTGAAAACATCCAGAAAGTGAATGATGTTTTTGAGGTGACCCTTTCTCGGGAAAGTAAGAGCTGCGTCGAAAAGGTTGGTGCCGTTATTTTAGCGACCGGTGCTGCCTATTTTGATACGGAAAAATGTGCCGAGTATGGTTATGGTCGTTATGATGGGGTTTTGAACAGTTTAGATTTTGAGAAGCTGCTTCAAAGCGCCCGGGCCGGGAGAGGCCCCTTTTCTGCAGCGGGTAAGTTGCCTCAAAGAGTCGCATTTTTCCAGTGCGTGGGTTCCCGGAAGAGAGCAGGCGCGGGTAGCCAGGGCTGGCCGTACTGCTCAAAGATATGCTGCATGTACACCGCGAAGCAGGCAAGGCAGTTGAGGGAATTGCTCCCTGACAGCGAATGCTACGTTTTCTATATGGATGTCCGAGCGGCAGGCAGGGAGTACGAAGAGTTTTTGCGGGAAACGATGGAAAAAAACCGCGTCCGGTACGTCCGGGGTCGGCCGGCGAAGGTCTTCCCGAATGAGGGCGGTTTGCTGATCCGCGCTGAAGATACCTTGATTGGGTGTCCCATTGAGCTGGAGGTTGATCTGGTTGTGCTCGCGGCGGCGCTTGAGCCTTCTTCTGAAACTGTGGAACTTGCAAGAATGCTCCAGTTGCCTACTGATGCGTATGGGTTTCTCAGGTCTTGCTCCGGGACAGAACTGTTAAAGGCAGGAGAAGGCGTCTTCTTTGCAGGGGCCTGTGAGTTTCCAAAAGGTATAGAAGAAAGCCGCATTCAGGGACAGGCCGCAGCAAGAAGCGCAGCAAGCTATTTAAACGCGCGGGGGAGTGTCTGAGATGCGGATTTTCTTAAGCAACCGGACAGGCAGCATTCAGCGCGAGTTTCAGCATGAAATTGAAGAAAAAAGCAAGCAAAATCTTGATAGGTGCCTTGGCTGTGGAGCTTGTACAGGTGGCTGTCCCAACGTTGATTTTTTTGATTACAGTCCCAGGGAAATTATTGCAATGATCAAGCTTGGTGACAAAAAGAAGGTACTGGAAAGCGAAACGATCTGGTACTGTCTCGGTTGTTATCTTTGCGAAGAACGCTGCCCTGGGAGAATCAGTATTCCCCGTGTAATGGATAGCTGCCGGGAGATGTCTCTGGTTGAAGGTTACGAAGCTGCGAGAGAAAATATTGTTCTCTTTCACAAGCTATTTCTTACCCAGGTTGCCAGGTACGGCAGATCTCCGGAAACCCTTCTGGCGCTTCTGTTTAATTTCAAAACAAAGGATTACTTGCGTGATGCCGATCTGGGCCGGAGGATGTTTTTAAAGGGAAAAATGAAGTTATTTCCAGAGCGGGTTCGCAACCGCGAGGAGATCAGGTCTCTTTTTAAAGAGGCAGACTTCAGGGGGGTTTTACTTAAATGAAGCTGGCTTATTATCCCGGGTGTTCTCTACATTCAACCGCGCAAGAGTATGATATCAGTTTAAAGCTTTGCCTGCAAAGCCTGGGTATCGAATTATCAGAAGTGCCTGATTGGAATTGCTGCGGGGCAACGTCCGCCCACGCGCTCAATGAGAAGCTGGGTACCCTGCTGGCTGTACGTAATTTAAGTCTTGTTAAAAATATGTCACTTAACAAGATTTTTGCCCCCTGCGCTGCCTGTTACAACCGGTTAGTCACAACTCAGTACCGCTTGCAACATGAGCCTGCGCCTGATTCTGAAGATGCCTCCCTGACGAATTCAGGCGAACTCCAGGAAATCAAGGTTTTAAGCATCCTTGACCTCCTGTGCGATGAGGAGGTACAGGAGTTAATTAAAGCCCGCTTCAAGAAGTCGCTGAACGGCATTCGGGTTGCGTGCTATTACGGCTGTTTTTTGGTACGACCGACAGTTGCTATTGGTCGTTGCTCTTCTGAAAATCCAATGTACTTAGAAGACATTCTCGCTGCAGCAGGTGCGGAGGCTGTCTCCTGGGCTTATAAAACTGAATGTTGCGGTGCCGGTTTTGTCCTGCCGGAACCCCAAGTCGTCCTCAACCTGTCACGCGAAATCTTAAGAGATGCGAGGCGTTCGGGCGCAGATGTGATCGCGGTAGCATGTCCTTTGTGCCAGATGAACCTCGATACGCGTCAGGATGCAATTCGGAGGGAGTGGGACGAAGATCTTGAGATGCCGATCCTCTATTTTACGCAGCTGCTGGGGATAGCAATGGGTTTCTCCCCCCGCGCTTTAGGTCTAAAACGTCTCATGGTGAGCCCCTTTCCTGTTTTAATGCAGAGAGGAATCTCTTGAAGTCCTGCAGTCCCGTTATTAGTCGAATCTGGCCTTATGATATTCAAGCCAATCCAGACCAGCTTCTGCTAATGGGAAGCCGGTCCTGGATTGAGGATATACAGATAAGGGGGTTGATCTTAAAGGGTTTAAAAAAAGCTTTAATGGGCTGTTTGTTATTACGAACAGAACGTTAGAAAAAAGGAGAGGAGGAATTTAATTAAGGTGGCAGTTCATGAGCCTAAAACGGAAAAAAGGGTTTTTGACAATGTCCTTGTTCAAAAAGTGCTATCTTACCGCTATTTTATCTTTGTACTAATCGCAATCCCTTATTTTCTCGTCTACTTCCACAGAACCTCTACAGCTGTCGTTGCGAAGGCGCTTGTTGATGCGTTCAATGTAACACCTGCTGCGCTGGGACTTTTAGGGTCGATGTACTTTTATCCCTACGCAGCGGGACAGTTGCCGGCCGGTATCCTGGCGGACAACTGGGGCCCCAAAAAGACGGTTTCTCTGTTCCTCTTAATTGCGGCCATCGGTGCGATTGTTTTTGGTGCCGCGCCGAGTTTTGCAGTCACGGTTGTCGGTAGATTCCTTGTAGGTTTGGGTGTGGGTTTTGTTTATGTACCGGCCATGAGACTCCTTGCAGACTGGTTCCGAAGGCAGGAGTTTGCAACCATGTCTGGAATCATGCTTGCCATCGGAAACCTTGGCTCGTTATCTTCAGCCGGTCCCCTGGCCTTGATGATGGTTGCAATCGGTTGGCGCAACTCTTTTCACGTAATCGGAGCTGTAACCTTCTTGGCGGTGATCCTGTTCTTTCTCTTTATGGTGAACAAACCACAGGACAAGGGCTGGCCCAGCATTCAGGAAATCGAAGGAACCGTTCCTGCGGCAGGTCAGAGTGTGAAGAAGTACGGGGTTGGCGAAAGCCTGAAGATGATCTTCTCGAACTGGGAGTTCAACAAGATCGGGATACTCTTGTTCTTCTTTTACGGCGGGATGATGGGATTCCAAGGGCTTTGGGCAGGTCCCTGGCTTCGGCACGTGTACGGAATGGAACCTACGCAGGCCGCAAATTACCTTATGCTGATGGCGGTTGGCCTGGTCTTTGGGTGTCCTCTGTCTGGGATACTATCGGACAAGGTGCTTAAATCCAGGAAAAAGGTTCTTTTGTACGGGGGTTTCCTGTATACACTCTCGTATATCCCAATTGTTTTGAAAATTGACAGTTTAAGCCCGGTTATGATTGCTGTTTTGTTCTTCTACTGGGGCCTCACAGCCGGGAGTTTTGTTGTCTGTTTCGCCAATTCCAAAGAATGCTTCCCAGTGGAGCTGGCAGGTACGTCAACCGGGTCGGTCAACCTGTATATCTTCGTCGGCGGCGCAATCCACCAGCAGGTGATGGGCCTCATTATTCAGCGCTACCCTGCGATAGATGGGGTGTATCCGGCCGCGGCTTATCAGACGGCATTCGGGTTTTTGATTGCAGGGATGGCCCTTGCACTCCTCCTCTATTCAACATTTAAAGAGAAGCCACAATTTTAGATTTTTTACAAAAAATAAATTAAGTTAAGGAGGTAATTTCATGTCTAAATTGGTCTCCTTGGAACAAGCAGCTAAACTCATCGGCAACGATCAAATCGTGGCTGTTGGTGGAAATGCCCTCCACCGAAATCCGGTTGCTCTTTGCCGGGCCGTTGCGAAGAACAAGCCGGTAGGCCTAACGGTGGTTGGCGCCGCCCCCGGTTTGGCTGCTGACATCCTGTGTGCTGCTGATTGTGTAAAGGAAATTTGGTTCGGTTTCTTCGGTTTCGAAAATGAGTTTGGTCTAGCCGCCGGGATGCGGAAAGGGGTCCAGAGCGGCAAGATTAAAGCGATGGAGGGCTCCTGAACGGCAATTATCGCCGCTCTCCGTGGGGGAGCATATGGTGTTCCGTTCATGCCGGTCGGCGGAATGTGGGGAAGCGACCTTCTGAAGATTCGTCCCGAAATGTATCATGTAATGAAGAGTCCGTTCGACGGTAAAGAGGTGGTTTGTGTACCATCGATCCAGCCTGATTGGGCTTTAATCCACGTCCATGAAGCTGATGAGATGGGCAATGCCCGTATTTTCGGGTGCACCTTCCAGGATGTCTTGATGAGTCGCGCTGCTAAAAGAACGATCATAACAGCCGAAAAAATCGTTTCAACCGGTACTTTCCGTGAAAAACCTGAATTGACTTTAATTCCGCATATTTTTGTAGAAGCTGTAGTAGAAGCTCCGAAGGGTGCTGCCCCCGGTCCATGCTGGCCTGACTACCCGGCGCCAGACCGCGATGGGATGAAGGCTTACCTGGCTGCTGTAAAAGCTGATACTGTAAACGAGTGGCTCTAATTTTTAAAGACCATTTTAATATTGAGTAAGGAGGAAAGGATTATGGAATACGGCCCAGCTGAAATGTTGGTTGTAGCCCTGGCGCGGGAGGTCCAGAACGGGAAAACATACTTTACGGGATTAGCGTCTCCCGTCCCGGTAACTGCCATGAAGCTGGCGCGTGCCCTGCACGCACCAGAGTCTATTTGGATTACCATTGCGGGGGGGATCGATCCCCAACCCGATCCGGCAGCAACACCGTCCACCCTGGATCAGGAGAGACTTCTCAAAGGGGTAGTAAGCTATTTCACGCTTGAAGAGGTTTTTGACCTTGCGTGCAGTGGAAGAATTGACCATGCTTTCTTGAGCTTTATCCAGATGAGCAAAAAGGGCGAAATCAACATGTCTTACGTCGGAGGAGAATACGATAAACCGAAGGTCCGGCTGCCCGGGGGCGCGGGAAGCGCGACCCTGACGCCGACAGTAAAGCAGGTTTTAATCTGGCGTACCGCACACGATGCACGTTCCCTTGTTGAGGAGGTAGAGTTCTGCACGACGAAGGGCAATATATACAAGGTGTTCACTCCGTTATCCACTTTTATTATGAAAGATGGAGAGCTGCAATTAGAAAGCATCCACCCGTATACCACCCTGGACGAGGTTAAGAAGAACACCGGCTGGGAAATTACGCAAACAGATGTACCTGTAACTTCGCCTCCAACTGAAGATGAGCTGGCAGCATTACAAAAAGTAGATCCAAATAAGATATACCTGGCAGAATTTTAAGCTTAATCCGGTTTCTAAGGGGAAGAGGCCGGTCTCTGGGACCGGTCTCTTCTAAATTTAAATTAAAAAGCTTACTTAAAAGGAACTTTCGGTTTAATTGTCGAAATATAACTTTAATTATCGAATAGTGGAACATCTCTTAGAACGTGAGTTTTGTGGGGAGAGGGGGGGAAAACTTGAAGTGCGAGATTGACCTTACGAACCTGAAAGCAAACGAGATTATGCAAACTGAATTTTTAACAACACTTGAAAATACACGAATAGCTGATATTTTCAACGATCTGGTTAACAGCGACAAGGAAGAATTGATTGTCCTGGATGGGGAGAAGCAACCGTGCGGCATTGTCACGAGAAAGGTGGTGCTGCGAAAACTTAAAAAAGGCGTAGACCCCGAGAGCCCTGTATGCGGGATTATGCAGCAGCCGTTAATCACCGTACAGAGCGATGACAGCGTTTACTTTGTGCGCGAGGTTATGCGCAAGCACCAAATCGGACGGGTCCCGGTTGTTAATAAGGCAGGCAAAGTAGTCGGTCTTGTCACCGCAGTTGCGATTTGCAACGGTTTTTCTGATAAGCTTGAGGAAGTAGGCAGCCACCTTCAGGCGATAATCGATTCCATTGGTGTCGCGACCCTTGTTTTTAACAGGTTTTGCCGCCTTGTTTACTGGAATCAAATGGCCAAGCTGATTTATAAAGATAAAATCAAGCTACACGTCCGCTGTGAAGAACTTTTTGAATCGAAAGTGCTCAAGGAAATTCTTGAGACAGGAAAAACCATAAAAAATATTTACGAAGTGAACCAAGACAGGCATTTAGTAAAAAATGCAAGCCCTATCATTAAACAGGGAAAGGCCATTGGAGTTGT belongs to Bacillota bacterium and includes:
- a CDS encoding 3-oxoacid CoA-transferase subunit B is translated as MDEREIICRRAAKELRDGMIVNLGFGMPLGVADFIPEGVHVWLETENGGMGYGGTPTYEEADCGMANAGAGPITKLPGMSVFDLSYSFQLIRGGHVDATILGCLEVDEEGNAANWALPIYPGANKYQPGMGGGMDLMFRAKKVIIAMSHTAKGAPKLVKKCQYPITAPKCAHMVITEKAVFELTENGYVLKEIWPGLTVEDIRKITEANFTVAEDLKEYQI
- a CDS encoding sugar phosphate nucleotidyltransferase — translated: MKAVIMAGGEGSRLRPLTCERPKPMVPVLNRPCMEHIVNLLRRYRINEIGVTLQYLPEEIQNYFRDGEEFGVRFKYFIEETPLGTAGSVKNAASFLNETFVVISGDALTDCNLQECFDFHREKRALATLVLTTVTCPLEYGVVIANKEGKITRFLEKPGWGEVFSDTVNTGIYILEPEILEFIEPGKMVDFSKDLYPRLLAAGKPLYGFVTGGYWCDIGNVDAYLLAHYDLLEGKTRLPFPAAEVAPGVWVGEETEIDPKAQITPPVFIGERCVIGPGAQIGPLTVLGREVRVGKGASLKRSVVWDYAWLGERSELRGAVIGMGARIKAGAVLLEGSVTGDRTVVGERSVVKPGVKIWPEKWVEKGARLRSSLVWGNHVRPCVFGLRGIGGDLNTEVGPELAARLGAALGSVISLPARLSLSSDGYPGTKMVKHALLAGLMSAGVKVVDFGSQILPVHRYGIRALRLKGGVHISHQGKEKVYLRFLNEQGADFTRGEQRKVEGMMSREEYRLAAPDQIILSEYVPEVNRAYLNYLLEFLDQDTCRRARIRAVVDYDPERLGSLLPVLFDALGCEIVTFAVSRKHPQTFNEMLKTAEQFGEVVKEQRAHFGAVLDSGGEEVILVDEKGRIIREDLLISLMSLVILSENEQATVALPVTASDAVEEIARLRGGKIRRTKTAPWAIMQTFLEEEVRRSQGRCPQFLFYGDALATLGVVTEFLARARKPLSEILAEIPCFPTARREIEVTWEDKGRVLRTLAEEAGESEAEMVDGVKMYHPKGWALILPDADEPLCQVYSEAFNQEIADSLTEMYTRKIQEICKPTE
- a CDS encoding CoA transferase subunit A, translated to MKVVSVEEAVAQLKDGMTIMIGGFLDVGIPLKIVEKLCETDVKDLTLINTCGSMVGGGFGTAYLFAQGKIKKYITSHVGVAPEHLNAYKEGKLEVEFYPMGSWIEKIRAGGSGLGGVLTPVGVETLVEEGKQKVTIDGKEYLIELPLRADIAFIKGYQADRFGNVRCRYLQRNNNPIMAFAADYVVCEVNEFVDELDPDLVHIVAPLIDAHVKGYTFEEEQQIYRDLWKERKRLKAG
- a CDS encoding glycosyltransferase family 4 protein, whose translation is MRILMLSWEFPPRSVGGLAQHVYDLTTALAQAGEEIHLITCAAPEAPGKELVNGVHVYRVNPYNLPAPDFLTWILQLNLGMIEYAVSLINSLADLDLIHAHDWLVAYAGRVLKHAYKLPLIATVHATEYGRNQGLHNDLQRYISDVEWWLTYESWRVIVCSHYMKKELQRIFQLPGDKIRIVPNGVDLSRYQRTKRVFARDFYAAPDEKIVFFVGRLVQEKGVHILLDAVPKILHYYPKTKFIIAGRGPAEDYLKNKAKDLGIYQKVYFTGYIDNAMRDFLYREAAVAVFPSLYEPFGMVVLEAMAAKTPVVVSDVGGLSEIVKHEGNGLKCYPGNANSLADNVLRLLHEPELASRLAAQAYRDLHQLYTWQEIARQTQQVYAEVKDDYEASAWKTDSRLAGIDKLKDVREEITGTGRYAVPGYLIRETYESHVSSVPRGRS
- a CDS encoding 4Fe-4S dicluster domain-containing protein, whose amino-acid sequence is MQKERSEDLIADFYAKLEGTGLVQGLEKCMACGKCVGNCPAAALAETYNSRKIIRDVLFGNAARLLTSEEIWQCLWCKTCYVSCPHDVDYILLVLSLRFLALASGYGQKYALLFKRFGERLYTYGLSFVPGEKRREQIREAREKLELPPLVIEEGALKQLQQIFDETGATDFIAKLGTREEKPLQLTYRRGRSPS
- a CDS encoding CoB--CoM heterodisulfide reductase iron-sulfur subunit B family protein, producing the protein MIKDSRVRLDVVEKIPVPERVFFFRSCTGSMEYPGLEKSIREITKILGIKLVESWEQTCCSGYLMTCQTFEPITSLAVTARNLSIAEREGLDVYTNCNGCFGWMTEFKHFLDHNGEMREKVDKVLAKIGCTYQGTAQIRHFQELWYRLRDRIKEKQVRSLDGLPVGIHYGCHYLAKKYDLIDDPEYPTFQEDIVEMLGGKPVFYRARRECCGAAVGTMFTHMDDIALPHAYNKLKNAKEEGVELLLTVCPGCNVQLDRSQIAMKERGMGEIGIPVIDLSQLIAWTLGVPGELLGFHMNSIPVVIRKEGRK